The following DNA comes from Gemmatimonadaceae bacterium.
CTGCTCGAGCACCTCTACGGTCAACTCGGGGAATCTCACCCAGGCGGCTCGTACTGCGGCCTCGTCGCCGACGTCAAGGCTGAGCCGGCGAATGGGTAGCAGATTTGTCGAGGGGCTAAAGCCCAGATCTATGTCATAACATCCCCGCAGATCGGCGCGTGGCGCTCCATCGACCAGCCACTCGCCGGTCGGAAGACGTACGAGTTCGACGGTGTGCGAGTCCACACCGAGGAGCGAGGTTACTGTGGTGCTCGTCGTCCGCCAGCGAGCGTCGCAAATGATGTCGTACTCCAGCGCGGAATACTGCGCACCGTCCGCAAAGACCGCGATGCCATGCAGCCTCCATCCGTCCGGCTGCTGCCGAAGTTCGACTACCTCGTGTCCGGGGTGGTCAATACGACGCCAGAACATTCTCTCAGTCTGGGGCACACTCTCCTCAAAGAGTCGATGTCATTGTTCGCGCTCGTTGATCCCGGGGTGCGAGCGGTACCGCCAGTCGCGCCATCTTCGCCGCGGCTCGAGCCCCCATGCCGCGATACGAAACAGGAAGGCGGTGAATACTACATAAATCCCAAACGCAGCCACGTAGATTCCAACGACGCCAACAATCCCAATTGCGGCTAATCCCAGCGGCGAAGTCAGCCCCCAGAGTACGTGAACCAGGCCCCAAAGGGATTCAATGGCAAGCGCAAGCGTATACAGTCCGGCACAAGCGGCGACAGCTCCGATTGCGCACTTTCCCTGCAAAGATGTCGGGCGCAGCAGCCAACGCGTCAACTCATGCCTCAGACCACTTCCGCGAGAAGCTGATACATCTCCCGCGCATTCGTGGTCGCGTAATTCGCGTGATTGTTGTTGAAGGTCAGATGAA
Coding sequences within:
- a CDS encoding putative glycolipid-binding domain-containing protein, whose translation is MPQTERMFWRRIDHPGHEVVELRQQPDGWRLHGIAVFADGAQYSALEYDIICDARWRTTSTTVTSLLGVDSHTVELVRLPTGEWLVDGAPRADLRGCYDIDLGFSPSTNLLPIRRLSLDVGDEAAVRAAWVRFPELTVEVLEQAYRRTADSLYHYESAGGKFFRDLVVNRVGFVLEYPGIWTAGMPPDQAPD